The Phycisphaerae bacterium genome has a segment encoding these proteins:
- a CDS encoding UDP-N-acetylmuramoyl-L-alanyl-D-glutamate--2,6-diaminopimelate ligase: MVFDELLKLVSSNKAPVIRIDSRLVKAGDIFVAVVGAVCDGHDFISQAVTNGAKYIVCQRPCLHKGLETILVDDSAKAAAVLAQARSGNPASKLTNLAVTGTNGKTTVAFLVRSCIQIAGQKCGLVGTIIYDTGSETFEAPLTTPDCLTIAERQSQMLKAGAKYMVIEASSHALAQNRLAAVSFKAAAFTNLTGDHLDYHKTKEEYLAAKTNLFAGLSPQATAILNKQSPEAEKIAKKTKAKILWYAVDAPADITTHIESMDINGTVFSLEYVGQSSIVRTPLLGLHNVSNHLAAAGICLAAGLDLKTVAAGLSALKGVPGRLEKVDWNGDFAVLVDYAHTDDALKNVLSTLKPLCKGNLRVIFGCGGDRDRTKRPRMAKVVEQLADFAIVTSDNPRTENPQGIINEIAAGFKNPGSQKITIEPDRKKAIAMAMNTAGKNDIVLIAGKGHEDYQIIGKQKFGFSDNAVALECLTKRK, from the coding sequence ATGGTTTTTGATGAACTCTTAAAACTCGTTTCTTCGAATAAGGCCCCTGTTATTCGTATTGATTCGCGCCTTGTCAAAGCCGGCGATATCTTCGTGGCTGTCGTTGGTGCAGTATGCGACGGCCACGACTTCATCAGCCAGGCCGTAACAAATGGCGCCAAATACATCGTTTGCCAGAGGCCTTGTCTTCATAAAGGTCTGGAAACAATCCTCGTCGATGATTCCGCAAAAGCAGCAGCGGTTCTGGCGCAGGCTCGTTCGGGTAACCCTGCCTCTAAACTGACCAATCTCGCCGTCACCGGAACAAACGGCAAAACCACAGTCGCTTTTCTCGTCCGCTCCTGCATACAAATCGCCGGCCAAAAGTGCGGACTTGTCGGCACAATTATCTACGATACGGGGTCGGAAACCTTCGAAGCGCCCCTGACAACGCCCGACTGCCTGACAATCGCCGAGAGACAATCGCAAATGTTAAAGGCCGGCGCAAAATATATGGTCATCGAAGCCAGTAGCCACGCACTCGCTCAAAACCGCCTCGCCGCTGTCAGCTTCAAAGCCGCCGCGTTTACCAACCTCACAGGCGACCATCTCGATTACCACAAAACCAAAGAAGAATATCTCGCAGCCAAAACAAATCTTTTTGCAGGCCTTTCACCCCAGGCCACAGCTATATTAAATAAACAATCACCAGAAGCGGAAAAAATCGCCAAAAAAACAAAAGCAAAAATTCTATGGTATGCCGTCGATGCCCCTGCTGATATCACAACCCATATCGAATCAATGGACATAAATGGAACAGTTTTCTCGCTGGAATATGTCGGCCAGTCATCCATCGTAAGAACTCCTCTGCTGGGTCTGCACAATGTCAGCAATCACCTCGCCGCGGCTGGAATATGCCTTGCCGCAGGCCTGGACTTAAAAACAGTAGCCGCCGGCCTTTCAGCCCTCAAGGGTGTGCCGGGCCGATTGGAAAAAGTCGATTGGAATGGCGATTTTGCCGTCCTGGTTGATTATGCGCATACCGACGACGCCCTGAAAAATGTCCTCTCGACATTAAAACCTCTCTGCAAAGGCAATCTAAGGGTCATCTTTGGCTGCGGCGGGGACAGAGACAGGACCAAACGCCCGAGAATGGCTAAGGTCGTCGAACAATTAGCTGACTTTGCAATTGTAACAAGCGATAATCCCCGCACCGAAAATCCGCAGGGTATTATTAACGAAATCGCCGCCGGCTTCAAAAATCCTGGCTCACAGAAAATTACCATCGAGCCCGACCGAAAAAAGGCAATCGCAATGGCGATGAATACTGCCGGCAAAAACGATATTGTCCTCATCGCCGGTAAAGGCCACGAAGATTATCAAATAATCGGCAAACAAAAATTCGGCTTCTCAGACAATGCGGTCGCTTTGGAGTGCTTAACAAAAAGAAAATGA
- a CDS encoding UDP-N-acetylmuramoyl-tripeptide--D-alanyl-D-alanine ligase, whose product MKKFLIKDLAQIIKSQPLEDSGRALRAVSHGSFIRVNTDSRTIKTGDCFFAISGDNFDGHDYIDDAFAKGAVCAVVSRDIDSPGFCLLKVDDTIKALGDFAAEFRRLMNFKVVAVTGSVGKTTVRQIVHHILSQNHRVFQSQKNFNNQIGLPLTLLGADPKHEIVVTELGTNHPGEIAYLTAIAQPNIAVVTNVYPAHLEGFGSVDAIAKEKLSISQGLPSDGVLIINSAVTPPAELSAKILTFGKIGNCDFRAQNISFDGPASRFTIDGAEVLLPLAGPGNVENALAAWAVCSQFGITIDDFAQAVKTLSTVPMRAEFLQIGTLTVLNDCYNANPASMKNALDILAGLVSKEKRRAVFICGDMAELGRQTEDLHTGLGNDIAGAEVQLLLTVGDSAKIAADSAKNAAKYGLQTNSFADVLSACNNLKKFIKDYDIILVKGSRINRLEVAVEKLKELFS is encoded by the coding sequence ATGAAAAAATTCCTTATCAAAGACCTCGCCCAGATAATCAAATCGCAGCCTCTTGAGGATTCGGGCCGTGCTCTGCGGGCCGTCAGTCACGGCTCCTTCATACGCGTCAATACCGATTCGAGAACCATCAAGACCGGCGATTGCTTCTTCGCCATCTCAGGCGATAACTTCGACGGCCACGACTATATTGACGACGCCTTCGCCAAAGGCGCCGTCTGCGCCGTCGTCAGCAGAGATATCGATTCCCCGGGCTTTTGCCTGCTGAAGGTCGATGATACCATAAAAGCCCTCGGCGACTTCGCCGCCGAATTTCGCCGGTTGATGAATTTCAAGGTCGTTGCCGTCACCGGCTCGGTCGGCAAAACCACCGTCCGGCAAATCGTCCATCACATTTTAAGTCAGAACCACCGTGTCTTTCAATCCCAGAAAAATTTCAATAATCAAATCGGCCTCCCTCTGACACTTCTCGGCGCCGACCCGAAACACGAAATCGTCGTCACCGAACTGGGAACAAACCACCCTGGCGAAATCGCATATCTTACTGCCATTGCCCAGCCGAACATCGCGGTTGTAACCAATGTTTACCCCGCCCACCTGGAGGGCTTCGGCAGCGTCGATGCTATCGCGAAAGAAAAACTGTCCATCTCACAAGGCCTCCCGTCCGATGGTGTCTTGATAATCAACTCCGCCGTCACACCGCCCGCGGAACTCTCAGCCAAAATCCTGACCTTCGGAAAAATAGGTAACTGCGACTTCCGCGCCCAAAACATCTCCTTCGACGGCCCAGCCAGTCGGTTCACCATCGATGGGGCAGAGGTTCTCCTGCCGCTTGCCGGCCCCGGCAATGTCGAAAACGCCCTTGCCGCCTGGGCTGTCTGCAGCCAATTCGGCATAACTATTGATGATTTCGCACAGGCGGTAAAGACCTTGTCGACCGTTCCTATGCGGGCCGAATTCCTGCAAATCGGAACGCTGACGGTATTAAACGATTGTTACAATGCAAACCCAGCCTCGATGAAAAATGCCCTCGACATATTGGCAGGCCTTGTCTCAAAAGAAAAACGCCGGGCGGTTTTTATCTGCGGTGACATGGCTGAGTTGGGACGGCAAACGGAGGATTTGCACACCGGCCTGGGCAACGACATCGCCGGGGCCGAAGTTCAGCTCCTGCTGACCGTCGGAGATTCAGCGAAAATCGCCGCAGACTCCGCAAAAAACGCCGCAAAATACGGTTTGCAAACAAATTCTTTCGCAGATGTCCTTTCAGCTTGCAATAATCTCAAAAAATTCATAAAAGATTACGATATAATATTGGTCAAGGGCTCCAGAATTAACAGGCTGGAAGTGGCCGTCGAAAAATTAAAAGAACTTTTCTCGTAA
- the mraY gene encoding phospho-N-acetylmuramoyl-pentapeptide-transferase, which yields MIYHLLWHFRDVFTHKLGFYAYQDVLFRSVAAVLTSFLVAIFLGPSIIRFLMRKKIGDRPEFHHAALNELTREKANTPTMGGLIIIIAGLATTLLWAKLNNPFVQKAIILVIMFGALGGIDDWLKLTADIRHRSRDGLKPWEKILFQFGFAVLIGLFLYRDFTNIPDGKLFWLPFYKHGLPLANWMFVLIAIFYLSATSNAVNLTDGMDGLAAGCVGMVSLVLALLCYVASETMTRTTSVTWSSYLLLPAIPQAGELSIFYSAILGAVLGFLWYNCHPAQTFMGDVGSLPLGAAMGYGALVTRNEILLLIIGGVFVLELVSVILQVGYFKYTGGKRIFRCAPIHHHFHLSGWSEPQVVVRFWLLAAAFAAIALATLKIR from the coding sequence ATGATATACCATTTGTTGTGGCATTTCCGCGACGTCTTCACTCATAAACTGGGCTTCTATGCCTATCAGGATGTCCTGTTTCGCTCGGTAGCCGCCGTCTTGACAAGTTTTCTTGTCGCGATTTTCCTTGGCCCTTCCATAATCCGCTTCCTGATGCGCAAAAAAATCGGCGACCGCCCGGAGTTTCATCACGCCGCACTTAACGAATTGACCAGGGAAAAGGCCAACACCCCTACAATGGGCGGCCTGATTATCATCATCGCCGGTTTAGCGACAACTTTGCTCTGGGCAAAGCTAAATAACCCCTTCGTCCAAAAAGCAATCATTTTAGTGATAATGTTTGGCGCCCTCGGCGGCATCGACGACTGGCTGAAACTCACTGCGGACATCAGGCACCGAAGCAGAGACGGTTTGAAACCCTGGGAAAAAATCCTCTTCCAATTCGGCTTCGCCGTCCTAATAGGCCTCTTCTTGTATAGAGACTTTACTAACATCCCGGACGGTAAACTGTTCTGGCTGCCGTTCTATAAGCACGGCCTGCCGCTGGCCAACTGGATGTTTGTCCTTATTGCCATTTTTTATCTGTCCGCTACCAGCAATGCCGTCAATCTGACCGATGGTATGGATGGCCTCGCTGCTGGCTGCGTCGGAATGGTCAGCCTCGTTTTGGCCCTGCTTTGTTACGTCGCTTCCGAAACAATGACAAGAACAACCTCTGTCACCTGGTCCAGCTACCTCCTGCTCCCCGCAATCCCGCAGGCCGGCGAACTGAGTATCTTCTATTCGGCAATCTTGGGAGCTGTGCTCGGCTTCTTGTGGTACAATTGTCACCCTGCCCAGACCTTTATGGGTGATGTCGGCTCTCTGCCGCTTGGCGCAGCAATGGGCTACGGCGCTCTCGTGACGAGAAATGAAATTCTCCTCCTGATTATCGGCGGCGTGTTTGTGCTCGAATTGGTCAGCGTCATTCTTCAGGTTGGTTACTTCAAATACACCGGCGGAAAACGTATCTTCAGATGCGCCCCAATCCACCACCATTTTCACCTCTCCGGCTGGTCCGAGCCGCAGGTCGTTGTCCGATTTTGGCTCCTCGCCGCTGCCTTCGCCGCAATCGCACTCGCAACTCTGAAAATCCGCTAA